A window from Sphingobacterium hotanense encodes these proteins:
- a CDS encoding RagB/SusD family nutrient uptake outer membrane protein, whose amino-acid sequence MKIKYIILSLGIWSLTSCNHLLEVDPYTFSSGNTYYENEAQVLRAVNGVYGRLQGLHTSDFYALTEMRADNTNYQYSESDRGAQQREEIDEFLITSSNNFVNTAWANLYGIVAQANVILTRIDNVTFSDDKLKDRYVAEVKFLRSFAYFHLVRLFGEIPLHTVEVTSPQGAFTDGKKSSVDEVYNVIIEDLKRAADVLPKEYPTAEVGRATRGAALTMLGDVYLTRKQFPDAVTVLKEVPLLGYSLMSNYGDCFDPSTKNNAESIFEVQYDHSIEGENSNFIYMFGPRDARVKLVGFTGTLGASNIPTPSIYNAYEPGDKRKDHSIALFDDATNSKYPEAIAFGGKMPYIKKFYHPPYPENGRSNENWPVYRYGHVLLMLAEAYNETGSGDPYIHLNAVRARAGLTALSGLSQATLREAIANEQRVEVAFENQRWYQLLRTGKAIEVMKAHGEAEKNRLTRLSSASYNVQEYMLLYPIPNREIQLNGISQNPGY is encoded by the coding sequence ATGAAAATAAAATATATCATATTAAGTCTCGGGATTTGGAGCCTAACGTCTTGTAACCATTTACTAGAGGTTGATCCCTATACGTTTTCCAGTGGTAATACATACTATGAAAATGAGGCTCAGGTTCTCCGTGCTGTAAACGGCGTTTATGGACGTCTTCAGGGGCTTCATACTTCCGATTTTTATGCATTAACTGAAATGCGTGCGGATAATACCAATTACCAATATTCTGAATCCGACCGTGGCGCTCAACAAAGAGAAGAAATAGATGAGTTTTTGATCACCTCGTCGAACAACTTTGTGAATACTGCTTGGGCGAATCTCTATGGGATTGTCGCTCAGGCCAATGTAATTTTAACACGTATCGATAATGTTACTTTTTCAGATGATAAATTGAAGGATAGGTACGTTGCGGAAGTGAAATTTCTTCGATCTTTTGCGTATTTTCATCTAGTTCGTTTGTTTGGAGAAATACCACTACATACTGTGGAGGTAACGAGTCCTCAAGGAGCTTTTACCGATGGAAAAAAATCATCTGTGGATGAAGTCTACAATGTTATTATTGAAGATTTAAAGCGTGCAGCCGATGTCTTACCTAAAGAATACCCTACTGCAGAAGTAGGTCGTGCTACGCGAGGAGCAGCATTGACAATGTTAGGCGATGTTTACCTAACGCGCAAACAATTTCCTGATGCTGTTACCGTGCTAAAGGAAGTTCCTCTGCTAGGATATTCATTAATGAGCAATTATGGTGACTGTTTTGATCCTTCGACAAAGAATAATGCGGAGTCAATATTTGAAGTACAATATGATCACTCGATTGAAGGAGAGAACAGTAATTTCATTTACATGTTCGGTCCGCGTGACGCAAGAGTAAAATTAGTCGGATTTACAGGAACGCTTGGTGCAAGTAATATTCCGACGCCGAGTATCTATAATGCTTATGAGCCCGGAGATAAACGGAAAGATCACTCAATCGCTTTATTCGATGATGCGACGAATTCAAAATATCCAGAGGCAATAGCATTCGGTGGGAAAATGCCTTATATCAAAAAGTTCTACCATCCGCCTTATCCTGAAAATGGACGTTCGAATGAAAATTGGCCTGTCTATCGATATGGTCATGTGTTGCTGATGTTGGCTGAAGCCTACAATGAGACCGGGTCGGGTGACCCTTATATCCATCTAAATGCTGTCCGTGCGCGTGCAGGCTTGACTGCATTAAGTGGGCTGTCGCAAGCGACACTTCGAGAAGCTATAGCAAATGAGCAAAGAGTGGAAGTTGCATTCGAAAATCAGCGCTGGTATCAATTACTCAGAACAGGGAAAGCAATAGAAGTGATGAAGGCGCATGGTGAAGCGGAAAAAAATAGATTAACGAGACTGAGTAGCGCTTCATATAATGTTCAAGAATACATGCTACTTTATCCAATTCCAAATCGTGAGATCCAGTTGAATGGCATCAGCCAAAATCCTGGGTACTAA
- a CDS encoding c-type cytochrome has translation MIRTNRAQLYLFSMFLLFAAGACKGKEEPKVVDTNPKTEKITLPEGFAIEHIYSPSDNENGSWVSMTFDDKGRMITSDQFGGLFRVELPPLGSDSTVKPKIEPIEFPVEGPPLADTTKKKVGMGFAQGLLWAYNSLYVMVNHKPNDELKKGSGLYRLQDTDNDDKLDKITEILSLDGSGEHGPHSIVLGPDSAIYIVAGNFTKVPEMDAYRIKPNDSVDNLIPLILDTHGHDSDSHNSGGWIAKTDPEGKHWELISAGFRNPFDIAFNNEGELFTYDSDMEWDFGMPWYRPTRILHVTSGSEFGWRKGDAKWDSRFLDNLPAVLNIGQGSPTNFINPSQAKFPEKYRNSLLAFDWSFGIIYALELKSEGATYTAKAEEFISGSPLPLTDGVVGPDGALYFLTGGRKLDSDLYRVYYKDQDKVKAELKKKDLPELVKLRREIEQYHQASAPGTAEEIWEYLGHEDRHIRYAARVALEHQPLASWQNLLFQERNVVRLTEAMVAAARVGDASLQPRIMAKLATIPVDKLTPRMLENLTRVYEIVIARMGKPTEEASRALAASLEPLYPAKSNSLNRQLSKLLLALNSESAVKKSLDLLANAKDDTTETNFMSSSDLILRNPQYGLDIANMLANIPPAQQIFLATALSDSKAGWTPELREQYFSWFYKAFGFKGGNSYIGFIDNARKKALSHVPKDQLAMYGKMSGDSLLNQKGTRLAENVVPPKGPGRQWEIDSALKVVEENTGVRDFKRGQELYIAVKCGSCHTMKGEGGSVGPDLTQLGTRFSKRDMLEAIIEPSEVISDQYESKVFNMKDGTSVLGRLMSENEKAYVISQNPYAPHVTKELAKKDVQDIKRSEVSIMPPGTLNTMSPDEVKDIMAYLMSGGNENAEIYKKK, from the coding sequence ATGATAAGAACTAATAGAGCACAATTGTATTTGTTTTCCATGTTTTTGCTTTTCGCAGCGGGGGCTTGTAAGGGGAAAGAGGAGCCAAAGGTAGTGGATACTAACCCGAAAACAGAGAAAATAACCTTGCCTGAAGGATTTGCCATCGAGCATATTTACAGCCCTTCGGACAATGAAAACGGGTCATGGGTGTCGATGACATTCGATGATAAAGGTAGAATGATCACTTCCGATCAGTTTGGAGGGTTATTCCGAGTAGAGCTGCCACCATTAGGATCAGACTCGACGGTCAAGCCTAAGATTGAGCCTATTGAGTTTCCTGTCGAAGGACCTCCCTTAGCAGATACCACCAAGAAAAAAGTAGGGATGGGCTTTGCTCAGGGTTTATTGTGGGCATATAACAGTCTTTATGTGATGGTCAATCATAAGCCGAACGATGAGTTAAAGAAAGGTTCTGGTTTATACCGACTACAGGATACAGACAACGATGATAAATTAGATAAAATTACCGAAATCTTGTCGCTTGATGGATCTGGCGAGCATGGCCCGCACAGCATTGTATTGGGACCAGACTCAGCAATCTACATTGTCGCTGGCAACTTCACGAAGGTTCCGGAAATGGATGCCTATCGTATAAAACCAAATGATAGTGTCGATAACCTTATTCCATTAATTCTCGATACGCATGGTCATGATTCGGATTCTCATAACTCCGGTGGCTGGATTGCGAAGACCGATCCGGAAGGAAAGCACTGGGAGTTGATTTCCGCGGGATTCCGTAATCCGTTCGATATCGCATTCAACAATGAAGGCGAATTATTTACCTACGACTCAGATATGGAGTGGGATTTCGGGATGCCTTGGTATCGCCCGACGCGTATCTTACACGTAACGAGCGGCTCGGAATTCGGTTGGAGAAAAGGGGATGCTAAATGGGACTCACGATTCTTAGATAACCTTCCAGCCGTATTAAATATTGGTCAGGGTTCTCCGACCAACTTTATTAACCCAAGCCAAGCGAAATTCCCGGAAAAATATAGAAATAGCTTGTTAGCCTTCGACTGGAGTTTTGGTATTATCTACGCCTTAGAACTGAAATCCGAGGGTGCCACCTATACGGCGAAGGCCGAAGAGTTTATCTCCGGTTCGCCGCTTCCATTAACCGACGGGGTAGTGGGGCCAGACGGCGCTTTATACTTCCTAACTGGCGGGCGCAAGCTTGATTCGGATTTATACCGTGTTTATTACAAAGATCAGGATAAGGTAAAAGCCGAACTGAAGAAAAAAGATCTTCCGGAATTGGTGAAGTTACGTCGTGAAATTGAACAATATCATCAAGCTTCAGCGCCAGGGACGGCCGAAGAGATTTGGGAATACTTGGGTCATGAAGATCGCCATATCCGTTATGCGGCACGCGTAGCGTTGGAACACCAACCGCTCGCTTCTTGGCAAAATCTATTGTTTCAGGAACGTAACGTCGTTCGTTTAACGGAGGCTATGGTTGCTGCTGCGCGCGTAGGGGATGCTTCCTTGCAACCACGAATTATGGCTAAGTTAGCGACGATTCCCGTGGATAAGCTTACTCCACGCATGTTGGAGAATTTGACCCGCGTGTATGAGATTGTTATTGCGCGTATGGGCAAACCTACAGAAGAGGCGAGTCGGGCGCTAGCAGCGAGTTTAGAGCCGCTCTATCCTGCAAAAAGCAATAGCCTGAACAGACAATTGTCGAAATTGTTATTGGCCTTGAATTCTGAATCAGCCGTGAAAAAGTCTTTAGATTTATTAGCGAATGCAAAGGATGATACGACGGAGACCAACTTCATGAGTTCTTCGGACTTGATCTTGCGCAACCCTCAATATGGATTAGATATCGCCAATATGTTGGCAAATATTCCGCCTGCACAACAAATTTTCTTAGCGACCGCTTTAAGCGATTCCAAAGCCGGCTGGACGCCGGAACTGCGCGAGCAATACTTTAGCTGGTTCTACAAAGCGTTTGGATTCAAAGGTGGAAATTCTTACATCGGTTTTATCGATAATGCTAGAAAGAAAGCTTTATCTCATGTGCCGAAGGATCAATTGGCCATGTACGGTAAGATGTCGGGAGACTCTTTGTTGAATCAGAAGGGGACACGCCTAGCTGAGAATGTGGTTCCACCAAAAGGACCCGGCAGACAATGGGAAATAGATTCGGCCTTAAAAGTGGTAGAAGAAAATACGGGCGTTCGCGATTTCAAACGCGGTCAGGAATTATATATCGCTGTGAAATGTGGCTCCTGCCATACGATGAAGGGCGAAGGCGGTTCGGTTGGTCCAGACTTGACGCAATTGGGTACCCGTTTCTCGAAGCGCGATATGTTGGAAGCGATTATAGAGCCTAGCGAAGTCATCTCCGATCAGTATGAATCGAAAGTATTCAATATGAAAGACGGTACTTCCGTGTTGGGACGATTGATGAGCGAAAATGAGAAAGCTTATGTCATTTCTCAAAACCCATATGCTCCGCATGTAACGAAAGAGCTGGCGAAGAAAGATGTTCAGGATATCAAACGTTCGGAAGTATCGATTATGCCTCCTGGAACTTTGAATACGATGAGTCCGGACGAAGTGAAGGATATCATGGCGTATCTGATGTCGGGGGGAAATGAGAATGCAGAAATATACAAGAAGAAATAA
- a CDS encoding aldose 1-epimerase family protein: MDYSNKDWLDKVSHTSQVGGIETSVLDNGLGRGSRIAWINTGAGLRFKVLLDRAMDIADAAYNQYNLSWISRLGVTPPQPLSDRGVDWLRTFGGGLLVTCGLTHVGGPEEDEFGRRGLHDQISNTPAEIIQVKQPDVISGDREMFITGIIKQGHPLGTNIEMKRTIRCTLGEPTLHIVDEIINVGNIDTPHMILYHFNFGWPLIDEATALLWEGAWTAREQGEANKIFKVGESFKRCQAPRNDHKGSGEEAAFIDIAADAQHMSHCAIYNEKLGLALRLSFDKRQLPWLTNWQHWGKGEYVTGLEPGTNPPVGQQKLRERKELIMLKPHEKRTYELTIHLSDTAAGIEEIINKN; encoded by the coding sequence GTGGATTACTCGAATAAGGATTGGTTAGACAAAGTATCGCATACGTCACAGGTAGGCGGGATTGAAACCTCTGTTTTAGACAATGGATTGGGTCGCGGTTCTCGTATTGCCTGGATCAACACGGGCGCCGGATTACGGTTCAAAGTGCTTTTAGATCGCGCTATGGACATTGCTGATGCGGCATATAACCAATATAATTTAAGTTGGATCAGCCGATTGGGCGTCACACCGCCACAGCCACTTTCCGATCGTGGAGTCGATTGGTTGCGGACCTTCGGCGGTGGCTTACTAGTTACCTGCGGTTTGACCCATGTGGGCGGTCCGGAAGAAGATGAATTCGGTCGTCGTGGTCTGCACGATCAAATCAGTAATACCCCGGCAGAAATTATACAGGTAAAACAACCTGACGTGATCAGTGGCGATCGAGAAATGTTTATTACAGGCATTATTAAACAAGGCCACCCCCTAGGTACCAACATCGAAATGAAACGCACCATCCGTTGTACGCTAGGCGAGCCTACATTACACATCGTTGATGAGATCATTAATGTCGGCAATATTGATACTCCTCATATGATTTTATATCATTTCAATTTTGGGTGGCCTTTAATTGATGAAGCTACAGCGTTGCTGTGGGAAGGTGCTTGGACAGCTCGTGAGCAAGGCGAAGCCAACAAGATATTTAAGGTAGGAGAGTCGTTTAAACGCTGTCAGGCTCCTCGCAACGACCATAAAGGCAGCGGTGAAGAGGCTGCTTTTATCGATATCGCTGCTGATGCGCAGCATATGAGCCATTGCGCGATCTATAATGAAAAATTGGGTTTAGCGCTGCGCTTATCGTTCGATAAGCGTCAATTGCCCTGGCTTACGAATTGGCAGCACTGGGGCAAGGGGGAATATGTGACGGGCCTAGAACCTGGAACCAATCCTCCGGTGGGCCAGCAGAAACTGCGCGAGCGCAAGGAACTTATCATGCTGAAGCCCCACGAAAAAAGAACCTACGAGCTAACCATACATTTATCGGATACCGCCGCAGGTATCGAAGAAATTATAAACAAGAATTAA
- a CDS encoding cupin domain-containing protein, giving the protein MANIEKAFEQGKGVLRLAPNWVPRSFCVPGRRIKLHPDDYYVLGGERGGIDERWFSSTTPAKNGPLTGEFEGLSFVVYEEDGKTEQILLSDFVNELKGRLIGDRLWDEYQSWPMYSKFFDNMGPLPHHIHHNDEKAALIGQAGKPEAYYFPPQLNNHGGDFPYTFMGIAPGTSKETIKECLENFSKGDNKITNYSQAYRLEPGTGWDVPPGLLHAPGSMCTYEPQKASDVFAMYQSLVNEAIIDEELLWKGLPEDQRGNYDGLMDIIDWDLNVDPNMMQNRFMAPIPVKDEGEMEAAGYSEKWICYKSEAFSAKELTVFPGQKVLIQDAAAYGLIMMQGYGKLNDWTIETPSLIRYGQLTYDEYFVSEEAAVKGVWIENHSQVDPIVMLKHFGPNNPDLVIKK; this is encoded by the coding sequence ATGGCAAATATTGAAAAGGCTTTTGAGCAAGGAAAAGGAGTATTAAGGTTAGCACCGAATTGGGTGCCGAGATCATTTTGTGTACCTGGTCGTCGCATTAAACTTCATCCTGATGATTATTATGTGCTAGGGGGCGAACGTGGAGGGATCGATGAGCGTTGGTTTTCATCTACAACGCCAGCAAAGAACGGCCCTTTGACCGGGGAGTTCGAAGGCTTAAGTTTTGTAGTATATGAGGAAGATGGCAAGACGGAGCAAATCTTGTTGTCGGATTTTGTAAACGAATTGAAAGGCCGCCTTATTGGTGACCGCTTATGGGATGAGTATCAAAGCTGGCCGATGTATTCGAAGTTTTTTGATAACATGGGTCCACTGCCTCATCACATTCACCATAACGATGAGAAAGCAGCGTTAATCGGTCAGGCAGGTAAGCCCGAGGCATACTACTTCCCTCCGCAGCTGAACAATCATGGCGGTGATTTTCCATATACCTTTATGGGGATTGCGCCAGGCACGTCAAAGGAAACGATCAAGGAATGTTTAGAGAATTTCTCTAAAGGAGATAATAAAATCACCAATTATTCTCAGGCATACCGCTTGGAGCCGGGTACCGGTTGGGATGTTCCTCCGGGACTATTGCACGCGCCGGGCAGTATGTGTACCTACGAGCCACAAAAAGCATCCGATGTGTTCGCGATGTATCAATCATTGGTCAATGAGGCGATTATTGACGAGGAGTTGTTATGGAAAGGACTTCCGGAAGATCAACGCGGGAATTACGATGGTTTGATGGATATTATTGATTGGGATTTGAACGTTGATCCGAATATGATGCAGAACCGCTTCATGGCGCCGATTCCGGTAAAGGATGAAGGAGAAATGGAAGCAGCAGGCTATAGTGAGAAATGGATTTGCTATAAGTCTGAGGCATTTTCAGCGAAGGAATTGACGGTTTTTCCGGGGCAGAAAGTATTGATCCAAGATGCTGCCGCTTATGGTCTAATTATGATGCAGGGTTATGGTAAGTTGAACGATTGGACGATTGAAACGCCATCGTTGATCCGTTATGGGCAGCTAACGTATGATGAGTATTTCGTGTCTGAGGAAGCCGCAGTAAAGGGAGTTTGGATTGAGAACCATTCGCAGGTAGATCCGATCGTGATGCTGAAGCACTTTGGCCCGAACAATCCGGACTTAGTCATCAAGAAATAA
- a CDS encoding sugar phosphate isomerase/epimerase family protein, whose amino-acid sequence MSKNNFPKLHNATWPGIVGKGDHEPIISLDELLEKTAAANVNGVKFDGVDLGLFDPHVKLDTSDDHISWVVDKIGGYGLDIGTLVAPIWPPDGGSAMGSQEDRDRFVDVVERAAEFGYKLRKQGIRTNNVIRIDSASGVEDWAKNPLENTKLIAETFRRACDAAAEYGERLAAEGEICWGGMQSWKTMLDTLEMVDRDNIGFQADMSHTFLYLLGYNAPEDRILKADFEWSDRAELERGLQFLTSKLRPWTIDFHVAQNDGTVFGSGSHDKTGRHCLPTDPNGRLDIVKDAGYWLRDEQGNLTKAFNHICWDGCMFPNEVMHKQETWNSILETLIKVRDQHGWSE is encoded by the coding sequence ATGAGCAAGAACAATTTTCCAAAATTACACAATGCGACATGGCCTGGAATCGTGGGTAAAGGCGATCATGAGCCAATTATTTCATTAGATGAATTACTTGAAAAGACCGCTGCTGCGAATGTAAATGGGGTTAAATTTGATGGGGTAGACTTAGGTCTGTTCGATCCGCACGTAAAATTAGATACTTCAGATGATCATATTTCCTGGGTTGTCGACAAAATCGGCGGCTATGGACTAGATATTGGGACTTTAGTAGCGCCGATCTGGCCACCGGATGGAGGTTCAGCTATGGGCTCGCAAGAAGACCGCGACCGTTTTGTCGATGTGGTAGAACGCGCTGCAGAATTCGGTTATAAATTGCGCAAACAAGGAATTCGTACCAACAATGTGATTCGTATAGACTCGGCTTCAGGTGTCGAGGATTGGGCAAAGAATCCTTTAGAGAATACGAAGCTTATTGCGGAGACTTTCCGTCGAGCATGCGACGCTGCTGCTGAATATGGGGAGCGCCTTGCTGCGGAGGGTGAGATCTGCTGGGGCGGGATGCAAAGCTGGAAAACCATGTTGGATACATTAGAAATGGTGGATCGCGATAATATCGGCTTCCAGGCAGATATGTCGCATACATTTTTGTATCTATTGGGCTACAATGCGCCGGAAGACAGAATACTGAAAGCCGATTTTGAATGGAGCGATCGGGCGGAATTAGAGCGCGGCTTACAATTCCTGACATCGAAGTTGCGTCCTTGGACCATTGATTTCCATGTTGCTCAGAACGACGGCACGGTGTTCGGTTCAGGCTCCCATGATAAGACGGGGCGCCACTGTTTGCCTACGGATCCGAACGGAAGATTAGATATCGTGAAAGATGCAGGTTACTGGTTGCGCGATGAGCAAGGTAATTTGACGAAAGCGTTCAATCATATCTGTTGGGACGGCTGTATGTTCCCGAATGAGGTGATGCATAAGCAAGAAACCTGGAACTCTATTTTAGAGACGCTAATCAAAGTGCGTGATCAACATGGTTGGTCTGAATAA
- a CDS encoding Gfo/Idh/MocA family protein, with protein MSKKELRIGLIGCGFMGRTHSNGYRRLPNFFPDLGYTPVLKAVCSRSEDKVKAFAEQWGYESYETDWRKLIERDDIDAVDICTPNNMHFEIAVAAAKAGKMVLCEKPLSRTLEEGKQMVDAVESADVKNTVWYNYRRLPAVTLAKQIVDSGKLGKIFHYRTNFLQDWTINENLPQGGRAFWRMDAEAAGSGVTGDLLAHCIDLAMWLNGGIKDVSSVTEIFVKQRMHEETGKMEDVKIDDACIFHCHFDNGSLGLFESTRYARGHKALFTFEINGEKGSLRWDLHDLNRLEFFDNADDSTVRGWRSIHVTDGDQPYMNKWWVPGLSVGYEHSFIHQVADFLESVEKGEECHPTFRDAYETQKVCEAVISSAKNRRWEETDVEWKNK; from the coding sequence ATGAGTAAGAAAGAATTAAGAATTGGATTAATAGGTTGTGGTTTCATGGGAAGAACCCACTCCAACGGATATAGACGCTTACCTAATTTCTTTCCTGATTTAGGATATACGCCGGTTTTAAAAGCGGTTTGTTCGCGCAGTGAAGATAAGGTAAAGGCTTTTGCGGAGCAGTGGGGTTATGAGTCGTACGAGACGGATTGGCGCAAGCTTATCGAGCGTGACGATATTGATGCGGTTGACATCTGTACACCGAATAATATGCATTTCGAGATTGCTGTTGCTGCGGCAAAGGCGGGGAAGATGGTACTTTGTGAGAAGCCTTTGTCCAGAACGCTGGAAGAAGGAAAGCAAATGGTAGACGCGGTGGAATCGGCAGATGTAAAAAATACGGTATGGTATAATTATCGTCGATTGCCTGCTGTGACCTTGGCAAAACAGATTGTTGACTCGGGCAAATTAGGAAAGATATTCCACTACCGGACCAACTTCCTACAAGATTGGACAATCAACGAGAACCTACCGCAAGGCGGCCGTGCTTTTTGGCGTATGGACGCGGAGGCTGCAGGTTCTGGGGTTACAGGCGATTTATTAGCGCATTGTATCGACTTGGCGATGTGGCTGAATGGTGGAATCAAGGATGTATCGTCGGTAACGGAGATTTTCGTCAAGCAGCGTATGCATGAGGAAACAGGGAAGATGGAAGACGTGAAGATCGATGATGCCTGTATTTTCCATTGCCACTTCGATAATGGCTCCCTAGGACTCTTTGAGTCTACACGTTATGCTAGAGGGCATAAGGCTTTGTTCACTTTTGAAATCAACGGAGAAAAAGGATCCTTACGCTGGGATTTACATGATCTGAACCGATTGGAGTTCTTCGATAATGCAGATGACTCTACCGTTAGAGGCTGGCGTTCTATCCATGTGACGGATGGCGATCAACCTTATATGAACAAGTGGTGGGTACCGGGTTTATCGGTTGGCTATGAGCACTCGTTCATTCACCAAGTTGCAGACTTTTTAGAGAGCGTAGAAAAAGGCGAGGAGTGTCATCCTACGTTCCGTGATGCCTATGAAACACAGAAAGTCTGTGAAGCGGTTATCTCCTCGGCAAAAAACAGACGCTGGGAAGAAACGGACGTCGAGTGGAAAAATAAATAA
- a CDS encoding 3-keto-disaccharide hydrolase, which yields MKKLKNLAYSSMCLSALLLATACNGNTSEKKAEVGQDSTIQDSEEQGFVSMLDQNSLNGWEGDSTIWSMKEGVLSGEIKPGAELKNNTFLIWKGGEPGDFVLRAKFKISDKGNSGINYRSERFTELPYALKGYQADIDGKKNYTGQNYEERKRTTLAYRGERTEIREIEDGLVAEAKGNAWTNRRVLDTIDNLEALKNAIKSEDWNDIEIVAEGNKLSHFVNGKLMSEVIDNDSKNKNDKGLIGVQVHVGPPMKIEYKDMQIKILK from the coding sequence ATGAAAAAACTAAAAAACCTAGCCTATAGCAGCATGTGCCTGAGTGCCCTGCTGCTTGCTACAGCCTGCAATGGCAATACGAGCGAAAAGAAAGCAGAAGTAGGGCAGGATAGCACGATTCAAGATTCTGAAGAGCAGGGTTTTGTTTCCATGCTTGATCAAAATAGCCTGAATGGCTGGGAGGGCGACTCGACGATCTGGTCTATGAAAGAGGGTGTGTTGTCGGGCGAAATAAAACCAGGAGCCGAGCTAAAGAACAATACTTTTCTTATCTGGAAGGGAGGTGAGCCGGGTGACTTTGTGCTGCGTGCGAAGTTTAAGATTTCGGATAAGGGAAATAGCGGGATAAATTACCGTAGCGAGCGCTTTACGGAACTACCCTATGCCTTGAAAGGTTATCAGGCGGATATCGACGGCAAGAAGAACTACACCGGGCAGAACTACGAAGAGCGCAAGCGTACGACTTTAGCTTATCGCGGTGAGCGCACAGAGATTCGCGAGATCGAGGATGGACTTGTTGCCGAAGCAAAAGGTAATGCCTGGACAAACAGGAGGGTCTTGGATACGATCGATAATTTAGAAGCGCTGAAGAATGCGATTAAATCGGAAGATTGGAATGATATCGAAATTGTTGCAGAAGGGAACAAGCTTTCTCATTTTGTAAATGGTAAATTGATGAGTGAAGTCATTGACAATGACTCGAAAAATAAAAACGATAAAGGTTTGATTGGTGTCCAAGTTCACGTGGGTCCGCCAATGAAAATCGAGTACAAGGATATGCAGATCAAAATCCTGAAGTAG
- a CDS encoding EboA domain-containing protein → MKTTDKVTERLFQVLSNEEKAYLELSTQQIQDDYKKHFVRIFSTLNRRLSFDTRESLISIPAEDTDKLLIVNWSVLKLARVWLLGQISDDEASYQQFINRLFEFADMHELEALYAALPLLDYPESWIERCKEGIRSNIGTVQEAVIEHNTFPFLYLDEDSWNQLVLKAFFTGKKILNIHGLFERNNKSLADSIVDYIYERHSAKREIHPMLWILAKEHLPARALDILMESYEQEADETKKSILLQSLSSNREQLSDSFKSAHAQALEQISPIEEVLEAYK, encoded by the coding sequence ATGAAAACTACCGACAAAGTAACTGAAAGACTATTTCAAGTGCTTTCTAATGAAGAGAAGGCATATTTAGAGCTGAGCACCCAACAAATTCAAGACGATTACAAGAAGCACTTTGTCCGTATTTTTTCCACGCTGAATAGGCGTTTATCCTTTGATACGCGCGAATCCTTAATTAGCATTCCTGCAGAAGATACCGATAAGTTGTTGATAGTGAACTGGAGCGTTCTGAAGCTTGCACGGGTATGGTTGCTCGGGCAGATTTCCGATGATGAGGCTAGCTATCAACAATTTATCAATAGATTATTCGAGTTCGCTGATATGCATGAACTCGAAGCACTTTATGCGGCACTTCCCTTGCTCGACTATCCGGAAAGCTGGATAGAAAGATGTAAGGAAGGTATCCGCAGTAATATCGGAACGGTTCAGGAAGCGGTCATCGAGCATAACACGTTTCCCTTTTTATACCTAGATGAGGATTCCTGGAATCAGTTGGTTCTGAAGGCATTCTTTACCGGGAAGAAGATTTTGAATATCCACGGATTATTTGAACGAAATAATAAATCATTAGCAGACTCCATCGTCGACTATATCTATGAGCGACACTCTGCAAAGCGCGAGATCCATCCGATGTTATGGATATTAGCGAAAGAGCATCTGCCGGCACGCGCATTGGATATCCTGATGGAATCTTATGAGCAGGAAGCAGATGAGACCAAGAAATCAATCCTGCTTCAATCTTTGTCAAGCAATCGTGAGCAGTTAAGCGACTCGTTTAAGTCGGCTCATGCGCAAGCGTTGGAACAAATTTCTCCAATAGAAGAAGTATTGGAAGCATATAAATAA